A portion of the Vespula vulgaris chromosome 24, iyVesVulg1.1, whole genome shotgun sequence genome contains these proteins:
- the LOC127072248 gene encoding transmembrane reductase CYB561D2-like — MTAEQRSPNPAKASPSSITIAISVLTHLLLLAPVIYIIVLSAKNYSPFSWHPILTTIGIGLLMLEAVFCVSGEAYVSSRITRKNRILIHWLLQSLGFGLMLAGVIVIIVRKESRKNPVHFKSVHGKLGLSATILCALIIISGIFADNTKWFYPRVRPITIKIIHAVAGMLVTIISLATVINGTYSWWPSTIVGRDLTFASFVIGTFFIMIKPMLGAVSRSKFMFRKTPSNT, encoded by the exons ATGACCGCCGAACAACGATCACCTAATCCTGCAAAAGCCTCCCCAAGTTCTATAACAATAGCTATATCCGTTTTAACGCATCTTCTTTTATTGGCACCCGTTATATACATCATCGTGCTATCAGCCAAAAATTACAGTCCCTTCTCGTGGCATCCGATATTAACAACGATCGGG ATCGGTCTGCTCATGTTAGAAGCAGTCTTTTGCGTCTCAGGCGAAGCTTATGTCTCTTCAAGGATAACAAGGAAGAATCGAATTTTGATACATTGGTTGCTACAAAGTTTAGGATTTGGTCTTATGTTAGCTGGAGTGATCGTTATAATCGTTAGGAAAGAAAGTCGTAAAAATCCTGTACATTTTAAATCGGTACATGGAAAGCTTGGATTATCCGCAACGATACTTTGcgcattgataataataagtgGTATTTTCGCCGATAATACAAAATGGTTTTATCCACGTGTTAGACCAATTACCATTAAGATCATTCATGCAGTAGCTGGTATGCTCGTTACAATTATTTCACTTGCCACTGTCATTAATGGTACTTATAGTTGGTGGCCTAGTACCATCGTTGGAAGAGATTTAACATTTGCATCGTTCGTTATAGGTACATTTTTCATAATGATTAAACCGATGTTAGGTGCCGTGTCAAGAAGCAAATTCATGTTTCGAAAAACGCCTTCCAATACGTGA